AGGCCCAGGATGCCGCGCACCTCGCCCCCGACGATCACGGGAACGTTCATCCCGCTGCCGAGGGTAGCCCTGCCTGGCGGCGAGGTCCAGGCGTGTGCCGTCGTCGCTGACGAGCAGGACCGCGCCCGCGACGGCGTTCAGGGCGGTAAGGGCGGGGGTCAGGACGACCCGGAAGACCGCCTCGCCCGTCTGGGCGGCGGCCAGCGCCTCGGTTACGTTCTGGAGATGCTCGCTCAGGGGGACAGGCACCGCCGGGGAGACCGTGGACGGGATGGTCACGGGGTCAAGATACTGTTCCGCGCGGATGCGAGAGGCGGCCCATCCCCCACCGGGTGGTGTCCTGTCGAGGTCGGTGTGGCCTGCCCTGACGGTGTGGGGTGGACCCCACGGCTACGCGGCGGGGGAGCGGGGTGGAACCCGGCCCGGCGGGTCTACTCGGTGCCCAGGCCGCCCTTGAGGGTGGAGGCGACCTTGAAGGCGACCTTCCTGCCCGCCGGAATCTGAATCCTCTCGCTGGTGCCGGGCCGCACCCCGGTCCGGGCCGCCGTCTCGCGCACGGAGAGCGTGCCCAGGCCGGGCAGGCCCACACTCTGGCCGCCGCGCAACGCCTCCACGACCCCGCCGAGCAGCGCGTCGATGGCCGCCGCCGCCTGCCCCTTGCTCAGGCTGGTGCGCCCGGCGACCTGCTCGGCGAGGTCGGTCCTGCCGAGCCTGCCGACGTCGTGCGCGCCCGTGCGTGTGATCGGCGCGTTGCCGGGGCCGCTCTGCCCGGCGGCGGCAAAGGTCGCGTCGTCCAGCAACGCCTGGGTCTTGGCCTTCTTGATCTTCTCGCCCCGCTGCGCCATGTGGGCCTCCTGCCCGTCATCTTGCGGGTCGCCGCGCCCCAGGGGAAGCGGGGGACGGCGAGACTTCAGGCTCGCTCAAGCAGGCCGGGGAAACCGGGAGACTCCTGCCCGGCGTCGCCCAGGTCTACATCACGACGAGCTGGTGCCCCAGCGCCCCGAGGGTGGAGCGCGCCACCGCCAGATTGCCCTCCCTGCGGGACAGGACCAGGTGCAGGAACAGCGGCTCGTTCGGGACGAGGGCGAGGATGTGGTACTGGTCTTTCAGGGTGATCAGGATGTCCTCCGGGCCGTCACCCAGGCCCAGGCTCTCCATGAGCTGCAACTGGGCGCGCACCACCGTGGTGTAGGTCGCGGCGGCGGCGTCGAAGTCGAAGCCCGTGCCCTGGGTCTCCAGCGCCATGCCGATCTGGTAGTCCACGAGCGAAACGGCGTGCGCGCCGTCCAGCTCCCGCATCGCCGCGCCGAGCGTCTCCCCGATGTTGGAGGTCGGGGGTCCCGGACGCCGCTGCCCCAGGTCCAGCCCCAGGTCCAGCCCCAGGTCCAGCCCCAGTTCGTCCGCGCCGCCGGATTCCGGGCCGTCGTCGAACAGCAGGTCCCCGAGCAGGTCCCCTCCCTGCTTGGCGTCCTCGTCCTTGAGCTTCATGGCGTCCATCAGGAGATGCTGGAGGTCGCGCAGCTCGCCGCCCCGGCCATTGTGGTACGAGCGTTCGATTCGAAGCGAGACCGACTCCCACGACAGAATCTCCAGCGCCGCCGCCTCCCCCTCCCGCCGCGAGACGTTCGAGTAGGCCCCCACGAGCTGGCCCCGGAGCAGGTGCAGCCGCCCCCACCCCTGCGGGGACTCCACGCGGATGGACAGGCTCTTGTGCTCCCAGGCCATCACCTGAAGAAAGCTCGGCAGCGACACGCCGCGCACCAGCCCGTAGGTGCCGCTCGCCATCTCCCGCTCGATGACGGCCCCCAGGTCCGAGGCCGCGCTCAGATCGACGACCGGCATCTCCCCGAACCGCTCGAACAGGGCCTCCGGGTGGCGCAGGGGCTGCAGGCTCACCACGATGAAGAAGGTGTAGGGCCAGCGCCGCTTGGCATGCTCCAGCAGGTGGTGCAGGTCGAAGCACAGCAGCGCGTCCTCCTGCGGGCAGACGACCACCGCCAGGTTCGGCGCTTCGTGGGGCGCTTCCGCCAGCACGGCCTCCACCGTCGGGAAGGACCGCACCTGCCACTGCGCCGAGGCGGGCACGTGGGTGTGCAGGTACCGCCGCAGGTGGTCCCCCGGCTCGCCGACCAGCAGCAGGGAGGACCGGGGATTTTGAGATGCTGTCATACCTCCTCCATTTCCAGGTTCCACCGGGAGAGGCCACGCCCCCGCCCGCTGGCCGGAACCGCTGCCCTCCATTTAATGTCAAAACAATAGGGTGCAATCTCTGACGAAAAGTGCACTGTCTGGAGATGACGGCGGGTTAAACCCATCCAAACGGGTCTCACCGAGCGGCCATCGCTCAAACGGCGCTCCGTCCGCCCTCCGCCGAAGTTCAGGCGGGTGGTCCTAGACTCCACCGCCTCGTCCGGGACCGCCCGCCACCAGGTCGCTTCACCGGATCACCGTGCCGCGACCGGGACCCGCGCCGAACGCAGCCAGCGCGTGAGGGCCTGGGCACCGGACGCGTCCGGCCACAGGGAGACGAGGTAGCCCCCCGCGTACTCGGTCAGCAGCAGGGTGCGGTTCTCGTACGCGACCTGAAGAATCTGCGGCTGCCGCGCCTCCACGTGCAGGCCCGCCGTGAAGGCGGCAGTCAGCAGGAAGCGGGCGTACAGGCCGAGGGTGGGGGGCAGGGGCGTGTGGCCCTGATGCAGCGGGTGGCCCCTGAGGTCGAAGAGGGTGACGGCCAGCAGGCCGGGCTGGGTGTTCAGGTGCGCGAGCAGCGCCGTCCACGCCCGGAGGTCCGGGTCGCTGGCCGCCGGGGCAGGGGACTCGGGGGTGGGGGCCGCCGTGCCCGTGCCTGCGCCCAGCAGCTCGGAGACCACGGGCAGCAGTTCGCCGGGCGTGAAGGGCTTCCGCATCACCCGCGCGACCCCCACCCGCCGCGCCTGCTGTTGCAGCGGTTCGTCCACCACGCCGCTCATGAGCAGGACCGGGAGACCCGGATACCGGGCCTGGACCGTTTCGGCGAGTTGCAGGCCGCTCATGCCGGGCATCAGCACGTCGGCGATCACCAGCCCCGGCGGGGGGTCGAGCTGGTTGAGGGCGTCCTCGCCGCTGTCGGCGGTGCGCACGCGCAGGCCCTGCGGGGCCAGGATGCGCTCGAGCGCCTTGCGAACGCTCACGCTGTCGTCGACAACCAGAATGTCTTGGGTGGTCATGGGAAACAGGCCTCCAGGGCGGGGTGGGAAGAGTTGGGACGGGCGAACCGGGAAGAACGGTGGGAAGCGCGGCTCAGCCGGGGCGGGCCGCCTCCCCCGTGACCCGGCCCCCCGTGCCCCGGCCCCCGGCGATCAGGTCGCCCAGCCGCCGGGCAAGGCGTCGCTCGTCGGCGGGCTTGGCGAAGTAATCGTCGGCACCGAGGTCCAGCGCGAGCTGCTGATGCTTCTCGCCCGTGCGGGTGGTCATCACCACGACCGGCAGCCCCGCCGTGACCGTGTGGCCGCGCAGGCCCTGAAGGACCTCGAAGCCGTTGGCGCGCGGCATCTCCAGGTCGGTGAGCACCACGTCCACGCGCTCCCCGCCGATCAGGCGGTCGAGGGCCTCGCGCCCGTCGCTGGCGGTGAGCACCGTGAAGCCCGCCCGGCCCAGCGCCCGGCCCAGGTGGCGGCGCACGCTGAGGCTGTCGTCCACCAGCAGCACGCGCCCAGGAGCGACCTCGGCCCCAGGGGTGCCCAGGCGAGGGGCCTGACCGGACGAGCGCCGGGCGGCGGCGGGCAGCCCCGATGGGTCGAGCACGGGCAGCGCGGTCCCGTCCTCGCCGACCGCCGTGCCCGCCAGGTAGCCCAGCGTGCCCAGCAGGGGGCCGGCGGACCGCAGCACGACCTCCTCCAGGTGGGTGAACTCGTCGGCGATCACCTCGACCTCCCCCGCCCCGGCCTCCAGGCGGGCGACGTACCGGACCGGGCCGGGCACCTGGCCCCACAGGGCGTGCAGGTCCACCCGCGCCACGTCCGCCCCGGCAGGTTCGGGGCCGTCCTCCAGGGGCCGCAGGCCGCGCACCCCGTCGGCGAGCAGGGCGAGCCGGACCTGCCCCACGCGGGCGACGAGGACCCCGGCGATCTGCTGGGTCAGCGGCACGTGCAGGGTGACGGTCGTGCCCTGGCCGGGGACGCTGTGCAGGCTGACGCGCCCGCCGAGGCCCTCGACCGCCGAGCGCACCGCGTCCATCCCGACGCCGCGCCCCGCCTCGTGGGTCACGGCCCCGGCGGTGCTCAGGCCCGGCACGAACACGAGTTCGGCGAGTTGTGCGTCGCTCAGCCCGCGCAGCTCCGAGGCCCCCGCGAGGCCCGCCGCGAGCGCCCGCTCCCGCACCTTCGCCAGCGGCAGCCCGCGCCCGTTGTCCTCGACGGTGACGTGGAGCTGCCCGCCCTGCGCGCGGGCGGTGATCCTCACGGTGCCGGTGGGGGGTTTGCCCCGCGCCACGCGCTCGGCCTCGGGTTCCAGGCCGTGGGTGGCCGCGTTCGTGACGAGGTGGAGCAGAGCCTGGGCCAGGGGGGGCACCGCCGCCGCATCGATGGAGAGGTCCTCACCCTCGGCGTGCAGGGTCAGGCCGCCGCGCTCGCGCGCCCAGCGGTGCAGCGGCGCGGTGGCGCGGGAGAGGGGGGTACGGCGGGCGCGGCTCACGTCCGAGCGCAGGCCCCGAGCCACCTTGTCCAGCCCCAGGACCTCCTCGCCGAGGTCGCCCAGCCCGGCGCGCGTGCCCTCCCGAATCTCCGCGAGGTCGGCGCTCAGCTCGGTCAGCGAGCGGGCCAGCACGTTCAGGTCGCTGTAGGTGTCGAGTTCCAGGGCGCTGAAGTCCGCGAGGCGCGCGTCCGTGGCGGGAGCGGGGGCGGCGTCCGCGCGGGCTGATCCGGCCACACCCACCGCACTCCCGCCCGCCCCACCCCCGCCCAGGGTGGGGTTGAGATACCGTTCCTCGAAGTCGCGCAGGGTCCGCTGCACGCGGGTATGCGCGGCGTCGAGGTGGTCGGCGAGGGTTCGCTGGCGTCCCACGAGGCCGCTCAGCCGGGCGCGCACCGTGACGAGGCGGCCCACCCCCTCCAGCATCGCGTCGAGCTGCTCGCCCTCCACCCGCACGGAGAGGCGGGCCGGGGCCGAGGCCGGGGCGGTGGGGGGGGAAGCCGCCGCGACCGCCGCCTCCCCGCGAACCAGGGCCTGGGTGCGCGTGGCGTGATCCCGCAGGGCCGCCTCCGGCACCGCGCCCTCACCCGCCGCCTCCGCGAGCACCCCCCCGGCCAGGGCGAGACCCTCCTCCAGCAGGGGGGCCGCCCGCTCAATGGACGTGCCCCCCTCGCGGACGTGGCCCAGCAGGTCCTCCAGGGTGTGGCCGAGGCCCTGAAGCGTGGACAGGCCCACCATCGCCGCGCTGCCCTTGAGGGTGTGGGCC
The sequence above is a segment of the Deinococcus sp. YIM 134068 genome. Coding sequences within it:
- a CDS encoding response regulator; amino-acid sequence: MTTQDILVVDDSVSVRKALERILAPQGLRVRTADSGEDALNQLDPPPGLVIADVLMPGMSGLQLAETVQARYPGLPVLLMSGVVDEPLQQQARRVGVARVMRKPFTPGELLPVVSELLGAGTGTAAPTPESPAPAASDPDLRAWTALLAHLNTQPGLLAVTLFDLRGHPLHQGHTPLPPTLGLYARFLLTAAFTAGLHVEARQPQILQVAYENRTLLLTEYAGGYLVSLWPDASGAQALTRWLRSARVPVAAR
- a CDS encoding DUF4388 domain-containing protein, which encodes MTASQNPRSSLLLVGEPGDHLRRYLHTHVPASAQWQVRSFPTVEAVLAEAPHEAPNLAVVVCPQEDALLCFDLHHLLEHAKRRWPYTFFIVVSLQPLRHPEALFERFGEMPVVDLSAASDLGAVIEREMASGTYGLVRGVSLPSFLQVMAWEHKSLSIRVESPQGWGRLHLLRGQLVGAYSNVSRREGEAAALEILSWESVSLRIERSYHNGRGGELRDLQHLLMDAMKLKDEDAKQGGDLLGDLLFDDGPESGGADELGLDLGLDLGLDLGQRRPGPPTSNIGETLGAAMRELDGAHAVSLVDYQIGMALETQGTGFDFDAAAATYTTVVRAQLQLMESLGLGDGPEDILITLKDQYHILALVPNEPLFLHLVLSRREGNLAVARSTLGALGHQLVVM
- a CDS encoding Hpt domain-containing protein: MPDSAMSDSMYGDLTETYLQDTRGVLADLEDASVRLWLQEGRAGALEDLAVLTHRLRGTAALYGHPQTATLAGLLERLLEGRADFPGPLVGGVVGVLECAHTCLTGALDRVAAGLDEGPVGLEFTRLGGAAGLSALLRAYPAAFRPVASGGEEEVTGDVPFAQEQAELWSFFAPEARELIETLRAQLAAGGEDLGAMFRAAHTLKGSAAMVGLSTLQGLGHTLEDLLGHVREGGTSIERAAPLLEEGLALAGGVLAEAAGEGAVPEAALRDHATRTQALVRGEAAVAAASPPTAPASAPARLSVRVEGEQLDAMLEGVGRLVTVRARLSGLVGRQRTLADHLDAAHTRVQRTLRDFEERYLNPTLGGGGAGGSAVGVAGSARADAAPAPATDARLADFSALELDTYSDLNVLARSLTELSADLAEIREGTRAGLGDLGEEVLGLDKVARGLRSDVSRARRTPLSRATAPLHRWARERGGLTLHAEGEDLSIDAAAVPPLAQALLHLVTNAATHGLEPEAERVARGKPPTGTVRITARAQGGQLHVTVEDNGRGLPLAKVRERALAAGLAGASELRGLSDAQLAELVFVPGLSTAGAVTHEAGRGVGMDAVRSAVEGLGGRVSLHSVPGQGTTVTLHVPLTQQIAGVLVARVGQVRLALLADGVRGLRPLEDGPEPAGADVARVDLHALWGQVPGPVRYVARLEAGAGEVEVIADEFTHLEEVVLRSAGPLLGTLGYLAGTAVGEDGTALPVLDPSGLPAAARRSSGQAPRLGTPGAEVAPGRVLLVDDSLSVRRHLGRALGRAGFTVLTASDGREALDRLIGGERVDVVLTDLEMPRANGFEVLQGLRGHTVTAGLPVVVMTTRTGEKHQQLALDLGADDYFAKPADERRLARRLGDLIAGGRGTGGRVTGEAARPG
- a CDS encoding HU family DNA-binding protein; this translates as MAQRGEKIKKAKTQALLDDATFAAAGQSGPGNAPITRTGAHDVGRLGRTDLAEQVAGRTSLSKGQAAAAIDALLGGVVEALRGGQSVGLPGLGTLSVRETAARTGVRPGTSERIQIPAGRKVAFKVASTLKGGLGTE